The following proteins are encoded in a genomic region of Sulfurovum indicum:
- a CDS encoding glycosyltransferase, translated as MPLKNSEKTVKKAVISVLKQTNTKREIILLIGNDNSTDNSETILKEIASKNPNIVLLNVNFGKTYLVRNYLNKYARINYPNCILIGRLDADDVIYNDKTISQIEKLYDETNFDVLICGNKQVKNGVVLEWENKPSKKLLQEEYLLRQLLEITEGNPKAELPSCNTFIKPFIKTEYPKKLSAEDHWFTVLLLLQKENLNIQIDQSLIYSIYSLDGHTTTKNKKANLFKESRKELYEFFKHHKRIKKAKDILLKQGIKSVEYLGVGHEGVVFTDTKSVYKVLLPINNNTFDFEIAYRRKSFFVNLSKDLKHLYCIELIKTKETIIIKYPFEKGEKCSFYTEYEAISILTELWQQKIIILDSKPENCIRVGGVIKIIDLDGKEYNDNLFLNMCARMYLYANYYSKYTYAEFQKLKRSAINNFELPELKGLRVFVNRVFTNIIFEESKHFTLFENSVKNKIQEQININDNLENIFFSKIKDNKYLTGIYFDGYKLNSDNYFEPINLRVGYKEITPIDKKVTLLIKTCPQDTATIEENIKHIVKQLSSPNSFYEVVVSIDTKEENYLREFNSKGTLKALLDKVEKLKENNVIDRYIIFDKSKTKELNKRWFDIDTAESHTISNAPLAPQLYAFEQCKGDYILQMDSDVLIGRKDYQHSFLADMLSEFDKNENVISVGFNIPNKETNDYFGFENGGFVPEVRMGLLHKERIYNLLPLPNSVGKNGKLKLTWQRSLLEKQKVSKKVSIRGGDHRSFYIHPQNYRKQEPYAWLTILDAVEQNILPNSQYGKFDVEGSLYDWSIPKRNEKIIVVSCFRNVSIDRFLRMWCSLMAQNTSDFGIILLDDNSDNGLPYFIDSLIKPYLHKVTFIKKRNRSTRMENVYTAIHYYVSNPDSIIVMLDGDDALIGNKVLTTIAEKYDAYNADVSVGRFHQTYRIQPHYRYPVNFANPRKAGGNVWQHLKTFKKYLFDSIPLPYFKHKSESVKLYKNKWLQTCDDFAFMVPIVEMAQQPIQLDDINYYYERDYEKRNDDRDIKEQCIAEILTNPPLSKMDVFKERKTFLPNINKVEIDITYECNLKCLGCNRSCTQAPTTESVEFSDIKQFVEESVITNKKWELINILGGEPTLHPEFKKIVAYIHDEYIIKQSPKTILQVVSNGYDEKSRNLCEDIRAKYKNVRIDYGSYKTDRVVEYFSPFNDAPIDDDKFKEADFKKGCWVTSYCGIGLNKNGYYACAVAGGIDRIFNKNTAIPKLTEITNDRLKQQLEEFCRYCGNFKAYEDNFGDFIPRVEKEPFRNEISESWKRLYEEYRTQ; from the coding sequence ATGCCCTTAAAAAATTCAGAAAAGACTGTGAAAAAAGCGGTCATTTCTGTGTTAAAACAAACTAATACAAAACGTGAAATTATTTTATTAATAGGAAACGATAACTCAACTGACAATTCAGAAACGATACTAAAAGAAATTGCTTCTAAAAATCCTAATATTGTTTTACTTAATGTGAATTTTGGCAAAACATATTTAGTCAGAAATTATTTGAACAAATATGCACGAATAAACTATCCTAATTGCATACTAATTGGCAGACTTGATGCTGATGATGTGATTTACAATGATAAAACAATTAGTCAGATTGAAAAATTGTATGATGAAACAAATTTTGATGTTTTAATATGCGGTAATAAGCAGGTTAAAAACGGTGTTGTTTTAGAGTGGGAAAATAAACCAAGTAAAAAACTATTACAAGAGGAATATCTTTTACGACAACTATTAGAAATAACAGAAGGGAATCCCAAAGCAGAACTTCCTTCCTGTAATACTTTCATAAAACCATTTATAAAGACAGAGTATCCAAAAAAATTAAGTGCAGAAGACCATTGGTTTACAGTATTGCTTCTTCTTCAAAAAGAAAATCTAAATATTCAAATTGATCAAAGTTTGATTTATTCTATTTACTCGTTAGATGGACATACTACCACCAAAAATAAAAAAGCAAATCTCTTTAAAGAAAGCAGAAAGGAACTTTATGAGTTTTTTAAACATCATAAAAGAATAAAAAAAGCAAAAGATATCCTGTTAAAACAAGGTATTAAATCTGTTGAATATCTGGGAGTCGGGCATGAAGGAGTGGTTTTTACTGACACAAAAAGTGTATATAAGGTTCTTCTGCCAATAAACAACAATACATTTGATTTTGAAATTGCTTACAGAAGAAAATCCTTTTTTGTAAATCTATCTAAGGACTTAAAACATTTGTATTGCATTGAGCTAATAAAAACAAAAGAAACCATCATTATAAAATATCCTTTTGAAAAAGGAGAAAAATGCAGCTTTTATACAGAATACGAAGCTATTAGCATACTAACTGAGCTTTGGCAACAAAAAATAATTATTTTAGACTCTAAACCAGAGAACTGTATTCGAGTCGGAGGAGTCATAAAAATCATTGATTTAGATGGTAAAGAGTATAATGATAATTTGTTTTTAAATATGTGTGCAAGAATGTATTTGTATGCTAATTATTATAGTAAATATACATACGCAGAGTTTCAAAAACTAAAACGAAGTGCTATCAATAATTTTGAACTACCAGAGCTGAAAGGATTGCGTGTTTTTGTAAATCGAGTTTTTACTAACATCATTTTTGAAGAATCAAAGCACTTTACCCTTTTTGAAAACTCTGTAAAAAATAAAATTCAGGAACAAATCAACATCAATGACAATTTGGAGAACATATTCTTCTCTAAAATCAAAGACAATAAATATTTAACAGGAATCTATTTTGATGGTTATAAATTGAATAGTGATAATTATTTTGAGCCTATAAATTTACGAGTAGGCTATAAAGAAATTACACCTATTGATAAAAAAGTGACACTGCTTATAAAAACCTGCCCCCAAGATACTGCAACTATCGAAGAAAATATAAAACATATTGTAAAGCAGTTATCCTCTCCAAATTCATTTTATGAAGTAGTGGTTTCCATTGATACAAAAGAAGAGAATTATCTTCGAGAATTTAATAGTAAAGGAACACTGAAAGCGCTACTTGATAAAGTCGAGAAGCTCAAAGAAAATAATGTTATTGACAGATATATCATTTTCGACAAATCCAAAACTAAAGAATTAAATAAACGATGGTTTGACATAGATACAGCAGAATCTCATACAATTAGCAATGCCCCTTTAGCCCCTCAGCTATATGCTTTTGAACAATGTAAAGGAGATTATATTCTGCAAATGGACTCTGATGTATTGATTGGTCGAAAAGACTATCAACATTCATTTCTTGCCGATATGTTATCTGAGTTTGATAAAAATGAAAATGTTATTTCGGTAGGTTTTAATATTCCAAATAAAGAAACTAACGACTATTTTGGATTTGAAAATGGCGGATTTGTTCCAGAGGTTCGGATGGGATTATTGCATAAAGAAAGAATATATAATTTGCTTCCCTTGCCAAACTCTGTCGGAAAGAATGGAAAACTCAAATTAACGTGGCAACGATCATTATTGGAAAAACAAAAAGTAAGCAAAAAAGTTTCCATTCGAGGTGGAGACCATCGCAGTTTTTATATTCATCCACAAAATTATCGAAAACAAGAACCGTATGCATGGCTAACTATTTTAGATGCAGTAGAACAAAATATTTTACCTAATTCTCAATATGGAAAGTTTGATGTAGAAGGTTCATTGTATGATTGGTCAATTCCCAAAAGGAATGAAAAAATCATAGTGGTTTCGTGTTTTAGAAATGTTAGTATTGATCGATTTCTAAGAATGTGGTGTTCCTTAATGGCTCAAAATACAAGTGATTTTGGAATTATTCTTTTAGATGATAACTCTGATAACGGACTCCCTTATTTTATTGATAGTTTAATCAAACCTTATTTACATAAGGTTACTTTCATAAAAAAAAGAAACCGCTCTACACGCATGGAAAATGTGTACACTGCGATTCATTATTATGTGTCGAACCCTGACTCAATAATTGTAATGCTAGATGGTGATGACGCTTTGATAGGAAATAAGGTATTAACTACAATTGCTGAAAAATATGATGCCTACAATGCAGATGTTTCAGTAGGTCGCTTTCATCAAACTTACAGGATACAGCCACATTATCGTTATCCTGTGAACTTTGCAAACCCAAGAAAAGCAGGAGGTAATGTTTGGCAACATTTGAAAACATTCAAGAAATATCTTTTTGATTCAATACCACTTCCTTATTTCAAACACAAAAGCGAATCAGTAAAACTTTATAAAAACAAATGGCTACAAACTTGTGATGATTTTGCTTTTATGGTTCCAATTGTAGAAATGGCTCAACAACCAATTCAGTTAGATGATATTAATTATTATTACGAAAGGGATTATGAAAAAAGAAATGATGATAGGGACATAAAAGAACAATGTATTGCGGAGATATTAACTAACCCGCCTTTATCTAAAATGGATGTATTCAAAGAAAGGAAAACTTTTCTTCCCAATATAAATAAAGTTGAAATAGACATTACATATGAGTGCAATCTTAAGTGTTTAGGATGCAACCGTTCATGCACACAAGCACCTACAACCGAATCTGTTGAGTTTTCAGATATTAAGCAATTTGTAGAAGAATCTGTAATTACTAATAAAAAATGGGAACTAATAAATATTCTTGGTGGTGAACCAACTTTACATCCAGAATTCAAAAAGATTGTAGCATATATTCATGATGAATATATCATAAAGCAATCTCCTAAAACAATATTACAAGTTGTCTCTAACGGATATGATGAAAAATCACGAAATTTATGTGAAGATATTAGAGCAAAATACAAAAATGTTCGCATTGATTATGGTTCCTATAAAACAGATAGAGTGGTGGAGTATTTTTCACCATTTAATGATGCACCGATTGATGATGATAAATTCAAGGAGGCAGACTTTAAAAAAGGTTGTTGGGTTACTAGTTATTGTGGTATTGGCTTAAATAAAAATGGGTATTATGCCTGTGCAGTTGCAGGTGGAATTGATAGAATTTTCAATAAAAATACAGCTATCCCAAAATTGACTGAAATAACTAATGATAGATTAAAACAGCAATTAGAGGAATTTTGCAGATACTGTGGTAACTTTAAAGCATACGAAGATAATTTTGGCGATTTTATTCCAAGAGTAGAAAAAGAACCTTTTAGAAATGAGATTTCAGAATCGTGGAAAAGATTATATGAAGAATACAGAACACAATAA
- a CDS encoding type II toxin-antitoxin system Phd/YefM family antitoxin, with translation MHIVNDIKPVTYLKSKTADVLKYINETHRPMIITQNGEAKAVIQDPKSYEDMKNALAIMKLLSFAEEDTRNGNLHSEEDVFNAVEELLENE, from the coding sequence ATGCACATTGTAAATGATATAAAACCTGTTACCTATCTCAAAAGCAAAACAGCTGATGTTCTAAAATATATCAATGAAACCCATAGACCTATGATAATCACACAAAACGGTGAGGCTAAAGCTGTAATACAAGACCCAAAAAGCTATGAAGATATGAAAAATGCTCTTGCTATCATGAAGCTTCTTTCATTTGCAGAGGAAGATACCAGGAATGGAAATTTGCATTCGGAAGAGGATGTTTTTAATGCTGTTGAAGAGCTCTTAGAAAATGAGTAA